One genomic window of Evansella cellulosilytica DSM 2522 includes the following:
- a CDS encoding helix-turn-helix domain-containing protein → MPKYNDELKIKVVKEYQEGILGFRRLAKKHHIKSKSLVERWVKIYEKFGEEGIKSNGHKGTYSVQFKLDVLSFIKRTGTSETQTALHFGLDSPTLIASWKKSFREDKAEALDRTRGRGTMSDRPKNKNKKNINEKELTNEQRLERENELLRLEVEYLKKLQAFRANPEDYLEKHKQRYHSNSKKSSN, encoded by the coding sequence ATGCCTAAATATAATGATGAATTAAAGATTAAAGTCGTTAAAGAATATCAAGAAGGAATTCTAGGCTTCAGGCGTCTAGCCAAAAAGCATCATATTAAATCAAAATCATTGGTTGAAAGATGGGTGAAGATATATGAGAAGTTCGGAGAAGAAGGAATAAAAAGTAATGGGCATAAGGGAACTTATTCTGTTCAATTTAAGCTAGATGTATTAAGCTTTATTAAAAGAACAGGAACTTCAGAAACCCAAACAGCCCTCCATTTTGGGTTAGATAGTCCCACTTTAATTGCTTCATGGAAAAAATCTTTTCGTGAAGATAAGGCTGAAGCCCTGGATCGAACGAGAGGACGAGGTACCATGTCTGATAGACCTAAGAACAAAAACAAGAAAAATATAAATGAAAAAGAACTTACAAACGAGCAACGGTTAGAGAGGGAAAATGAGCTTCTTCGTTTGGAGGTAGAGTATTTAAAAAAGTTGCAAGCTTTTCGGGCAAACCCGGAGGATTATCTCGAAAAGCACAAGCAGCGTTATCATTCGAACTCAAAGAAGAGTTCAAATTAA
- a CDS encoding VOC family protein, with the protein MFERLDTICLTVSNIEDASNWYEALGFKVDFQGEGYRILAIGNSHVPLTLEEGTITSKANRAFPILFARDINKTYKMLQGKGIKVTEIKDDGDNTFFDFYDLDNNKIQVCYWE; encoded by the coding sequence ATGTTTGAGAGATTAGATACTATTTGTCTAACAGTTAGCAATATCGAGGACGCGAGTAACTGGTACGAAGCATTAGGCTTTAAAGTCGACTTTCAAGGAGAAGGCTATAGAATTTTAGCAATTGGAAACAGTCATGTCCCCTTAACACTAGAAGAAGGAACGATCACCTCTAAAGCAAATCGAGCTTTCCCTATTTTATTCGCTAGAGATATTAACAAAACGTATAAAATGCTACAAGGAAAAGGCATAAAAGTAACAGAAATCAAAGACGATGGTGATAACACATTTTTCGATTTTTATGACTTAGATAATAATAAAATACAAGTATGCTACTGGGAATAA
- a CDS encoding cation diffusion facilitator family transporter, producing the protein MGHHHHNHHHHTGQKNKKNLIIAMLMIGSWMIIQFIGGLWTGSLALLADAVHMLNDFSNLLISLVAIILAAKAVTQKRTYGNHRYEVLAALFNSVALLVISVFIFREAIFRFMSPQEIIAEGMIFIAFVGLIANIGAMYALTRGDVKENLNMRGAYLHVLSDTLGSVVAILAGVIIYFTGWYMADPILSIIIAIMIAFTAFSLLKDSVHVLLEGTPENINVKEIEHALLNIKGVINIHDLHVWTITSGINSLTVHLIIDPSYSEKNHEILLQANEYIRTNLNIKHSTVQIEKEDLREHEHQTI; encoded by the coding sequence ATGGGACATCATCACCACAATCACCACCATCACACAGGACAAAAAAATAAAAAAAATTTAATAATCGCAATGCTGATGATAGGAAGCTGGATGATTATTCAGTTTATCGGAGGACTATGGACAGGAAGTTTAGCTCTATTGGCTGATGCGGTTCATATGCTTAATGACTTTTCCAACTTGCTTATCAGTTTAGTTGCTATTATTCTTGCTGCCAAAGCAGTTACTCAAAAACGTACTTATGGTAATCATCGCTATGAAGTGTTAGCAGCATTATTCAACAGTGTTGCCCTTCTTGTAATTTCTGTCTTTATTTTTCGAGAAGCAATTTTCAGGTTCATGTCCCCTCAAGAAATAATTGCTGAAGGCATGATATTTATTGCATTTGTTGGGCTCATAGCTAACATTGGGGCAATGTATGCTTTAACGCGTGGAGATGTGAAAGAAAACCTTAATATGCGTGGAGCATATTTGCACGTACTTAGTGATACTTTAGGCTCCGTAGTCGCAATACTTGCTGGAGTAATTATATACTTTACAGGATGGTATATGGCGGATCCTATTTTAAGTATTATTATCGCAATTATGATAGCTTTTACAGCATTTTCATTGTTAAAGGATTCCGTTCATGTATTATTAGAGGGTACTCCTGAGAATATAAATGTAAAAGAGATAGAACATGCACTTTTGAATATAAAAGGGGTTATCAATATACATGATTTGCATGTTTGGACAATAACATCTGGTATTAATAGCTTAACTGTACACCTCATTATCGATCCTAGCTATTCAGAAAAAAATCATGAGATTTTGTTACAAGCCAATGAATATATTAGAACCAATCTGAACATTAAGCACAGTACAGTTCAAATAGAAAAAGAGGATTTAAGAGAACACGAACATCAAACAATTTAA
- a CDS encoding ArsR/SmtB family transcription factor, giving the protein MANNIDLDKETLFIVSQTFKALGDPTRIRILHLLSVKECSVGEIVEHLSLGQSTVSHQLRFLKNLRLVKSRREGTSIYYSPEDEHIMDILEKTIEHSNHD; this is encoded by the coding sequence ATGGCAAATAATATTGACCTTGATAAAGAAACTCTTTTTATCGTTTCACAAACCTTTAAGGCTCTGGGGGATCCAACTCGTATTAGAATATTACATTTATTATCGGTAAAAGAATGTTCAGTTGGTGAAATTGTGGAACATTTGTCATTAGGACAATCAACAGTTTCTCATCAACTAAGGTTTCTTAAAAACTTACGCCTAGTTAAATCTAGAAGAGAAGGAACATCCATTTACTATTCTCCTGAAGATGAGCACATAATGGATATCCTCGAAAAAACAATAGAACACTCAAACCATGATTAA
- a CDS encoding DUF1648 domain-containing protein: protein MNAKRPKIPLEKLEKSTFERVISFLSMLIFLGSLAFLALVWGDIPDRVPAHFNFSGEVTRHGSQWELLILPIIGLVIYLSMHLLEKYPHMHNYPIEITESNAEEAYKISRSMLGMLKNTILVIFSFIMINASVIALGWGDGVASLILPLVFLGTGLPIIIAIVKLVKLSLRDGT from the coding sequence ATGAATGCAAAACGACCAAAGATTCCTCTTGAAAAACTAGAGAAATCTACTTTCGAACGTGTAATATCTTTCTTAAGCATGCTCATATTTTTGGGAAGTTTAGCCTTTCTTGCTCTCGTGTGGGGGGACATACCTGATCGAGTTCCGGCGCACTTTAATTTTTCTGGTGAGGTAACCCGTCACGGCTCGCAATGGGAGCTGCTAATCCTTCCGATTATAGGGCTAGTTATCTATTTGTCTATGCACCTACTTGAGAAATACCCACATATGCACAACTACCCTATAGAGATTACCGAATCAAATGCCGAAGAAGCTTATAAAATTTCTCGTTCCATGTTGGGTATGTTAAAAAACACAATACTAGTCATTTTTTCTTTTATCATGATCAATGCAAGCGTAATCGCATTGGGCTGGGGAGACGGTGTTGCTAGCCTCATTTTGCCACTGGTTTTCTTAGGAACAGGACTACCGATCATCATTGCGATAGTGAAGCTCGTAAAACTTAGCCTACGTGACGGTACATAG
- a CDS encoding iron chaperone: MKEFADYLQSVTNEEHRARTEEVLSWINDKFPNLAPKIAWNQPMYTDHGTFIIGFSVSKQHLAVAPERVAINRFSDDIVQAGYDHTKEIIRIKWNKPVDFTLLEKIIEFNIIDKEDCTTFWRK, translated from the coding sequence ATGAAAGAGTTTGCCGACTATTTACAAAGTGTTACGAACGAAGAACATCGAGCCCGAACAGAAGAAGTATTGTCTTGGATAAATGATAAATTCCCTAACTTAGCACCGAAAATTGCCTGGAACCAGCCGATGTATACTGACCACGGTACATTTATTATTGGGTTTAGTGTATCGAAACAGCACCTGGCTGTTGCCCCGGAAAGAGTAGCGATTAATCGCTTTTCAGATGACATTGTTCAAGCTGGCTATGATCACACGAAAGAGATAATACGCATTAAATGGAACAAGCCAGTTGACTTCACACTTCTGGAAAAAATAATTGAGTTCAATATAATCGATAAGGAAGATTGTACAACCTTTTGGCGCAAATAA
- a CDS encoding AAA family ATPase, giving the protein MYIISGPAGVGKSTTAKRLAHQLEESAYIEGDVIYGMVVGGYLPPWESEASLTLAWKNIADLSINFLKANKNVVIDYVAFPEEVERLSKMVWSKVADAEIVYVTLMVEPDELLRRDALRIKEHQMGERCIELVKEFQEKQVDKRFIYNTTNLKPADLDSILENIKENRRFHLRKGE; this is encoded by the coding sequence ATGTATATTATTTCAGGACCAGCTGGCGTTGGCAAATCAACAACTGCAAAAAGACTTGCCCACCAGCTAGAAGAAAGTGCTTATATCGAAGGCGATGTCATTTATGGTATGGTCGTTGGCGGCTATCTCCCTCCATGGGAAAGTGAAGCATCGCTAACGTTAGCTTGGAAAAATATTGCGGACTTAAGTATCAATTTTTTAAAAGCCAACAAAAATGTGGTTATTGACTATGTTGCTTTTCCAGAAGAAGTAGAGAGGCTATCTAAAATGGTATGGTCAAAAGTAGCTGACGCTGAAATCGTCTATGTCACACTAATGGTCGAGCCAGATGAACTCCTAAGAAGAGATGCCTTAAGAATAAAAGAGCATCAAATGGGAGAAAGATGTATCGAATTAGTGAAAGAATTCCAAGAAAAACAAGTAGATAAGCGCTTCATTTACAACACAACAAACTTAAAGCCCGCTGACCTAGATAGTATACTCGAAAACATTAAAGAAAACCGAAGATTCCATCTCCGTAAAGGCGAGTAA
- a CDS encoding sugar O-acetyltransferase codes for MRTEKEKMLAGEMYDPTDPELVKGRENARRLVRLYNQTLETDGEKRVELLKELLGATGENVYMEPNIRFDYGYNTYVGENFYANFDCTILDVCEVRFGDNCMLAPGVQIYTATHPLQPTERNSGKEYAKPITFGNNVWIGGSAIINPGVTVGDNAVIASGAVVTKDVPNNVVVGGNPAKILKEIEI; via the coding sequence ATGAGAACGGAAAAAGAGAAGATGTTAGCTGGAGAGATGTATGACCCTACTGATCCTGAGTTAGTTAAGGGTCGAGAGAACGCAAGAAGATTAGTGAGATTATATAACCAAACTTTAGAAACAGATGGAGAAAAACGAGTGGAGCTATTAAAAGAGCTACTAGGTGCTACTGGTGAAAACGTCTATATGGAGCCAAACATCAGGTTCGATTATGGCTACAATACATATGTCGGTGAGAACTTCTATGCAAATTTCGATTGTACAATTTTAGACGTTTGTGAAGTGCGATTTGGAGATAATTGCATGCTCGCTCCTGGAGTGCAAATCTACACAGCGACACACCCACTCCAACCAACTGAGCGAAATTCAGGGAAAGAATATGCCAAGCCCATTACCTTTGGAAACAATGTATGGATAGGTGGCAGTGCCATCATAAACCCTGGCGTTACTGTAGGAGACAATGCCGTCATTGCATCAGGTGCAGTCGTGACAAAGGATGTCCCAAATAACGTTGTAGTTGGAGGAAACCCGGCAAAAATATTAAAGGAAATTGAGATTTAA
- a CDS encoding MFS transporter, whose amino-acid sequence MATFLLIIIYLAFISLGLPDSLIGVSWTLMQPEFGAPLEAAGLLFMTVAGGTIISSLASGAVIKRFGTGSVTAVSCLMTAGALAGFHIAPTLVWLFVLAVPLGLGAGAVDAALNNYVATHYKAHHMSWLHCFWGIGATLGPVIMAYFMVDGAWRNGFLAIAAIQFVLVIILFLSLPLWKRIGENNAGNASQELSDQHESSTKNEKPLQIRGVKLALIPFLFYCGAEAAVGLWGSSFLVNIKSLSVELAAAWVSLYYGGITVGRFLTGFITLKMSNRSLIRMGQIIALVGTAFLLLPLPDTFTLISFVLIGLGFAPIFPCMLHETPARFGKEHSQTIMGYQMAVAYTGSTFLPPLLGFVAAQLTIGIFPFMIATFVVIMFLVSEKLNITLKTNHTANG is encoded by the coding sequence ATGGCAACATTTCTACTAATTATTATATACTTGGCATTTATTAGCCTCGGGTTACCAGATTCGTTAATAGGAGTTTCATGGACATTGATGCAACCAGAGTTTGGCGCACCACTGGAAGCCGCAGGATTGTTATTCATGACAGTTGCTGGAGGAACGATCATTTCCAGCCTTGCTAGCGGGGCAGTCATTAAACGTTTCGGAACGGGCAGCGTCACAGCGGTAAGTTGCCTGATGACCGCAGGAGCACTAGCTGGTTTTCACATTGCGCCGACCCTCGTTTGGTTATTCGTTTTAGCTGTTCCACTCGGGTTAGGGGCTGGAGCAGTTGATGCAGCACTAAATAATTACGTCGCTACGCACTACAAAGCACATCACATGAGTTGGCTTCATTGCTTTTGGGGCATTGGAGCTACTCTCGGCCCAGTTATCATGGCTTACTTTATGGTTGATGGCGCTTGGAGAAACGGCTTTCTTGCTATCGCTGCTATTCAGTTTGTCTTAGTCATCATTCTTTTCTTGAGCTTGCCATTATGGAAGCGAATTGGAGAAAACAACGCAGGAAATGCTAGTCAAGAATTAAGTGATCAACATGAATCAAGCACTAAAAACGAAAAGCCGTTACAAATAAGAGGAGTTAAACTAGCTTTAATACCTTTCTTGTTTTACTGTGGAGCAGAAGCCGCAGTAGGCCTTTGGGGTAGTAGCTTTTTAGTCAATATAAAAAGTTTGTCAGTAGAGCTAGCGGCAGCATGGGTTTCCTTATACTACGGGGGAATCACAGTCGGCAGATTCCTAACAGGCTTCATCACGCTAAAAATGAGCAATCGCTCACTCATTCGAATGGGACAAATCATCGCATTAGTAGGAACCGCATTTCTCTTATTACCTTTACCAGATACATTTACCCTTATTAGCTTTGTCCTAATAGGGTTAGGATTTGCACCTATTTTTCCATGCATGCTACATGAGACACCAGCACGCTTTGGAAAAGAACATTCACAAACAATTATGGGATATCAAATGGCAGTTGCCTACACAGGGAGCACATTTCTCCCACCATTACTAGGGTTCGTAGCAGCACAATTAACAATAGGCATCTTTCCATTCATGATCGCCACCTTTGTCGTCATCATGTTCCTAGTCTCAGAAAAACTAAACATCACCCTAAAAACCAACCATACAGCAAATGGCTAA
- a CDS encoding VOC family protein, producing MIIEMTNQIRVKEIEEGLKWYETLFNRKPDFIPHEGFAEWEIVPGCWLQVAEGLPSEVSGPLRFGITNIEAERDRLVQQLNIDKFEIFSRTEVPVKWGTFTDPWGNQLGFFEYINKDEEKARMKMLKKSFL from the coding sequence GTGATAATCGAAATGACAAATCAAATAAGAGTAAAAGAAATAGAAGAAGGACTAAAGTGGTACGAAACCTTGTTTAATAGAAAACCTGACTTTATTCCTCACGAAGGTTTTGCTGAATGGGAAATTGTACCCGGCTGCTGGCTACAAGTTGCCGAAGGCCTACCATCTGAAGTGAGTGGTCCATTACGATTTGGAATAACCAATATTGAGGCTGAAAGAGACCGCCTCGTACAACAGTTAAACATTGATAAATTTGAGATCTTTTCAAGAACGGAGGTTCCTGTAAAATGGGGGACATTCACTGACCCATGGGGAAACCAGCTAGGTTTTTTCGAATACATCAATAAAGACGAAGAAAAAGCGCGCATGAAAATGCTGAAGAAATCATTTCTCTAA
- a CDS encoding sensor histidine kinase: MENMYLNVLVIIVFILAYHVFVNVHHVFKRYSQFTLIILSIISITLCMNFPIYESHGHVFDLRFIPILIGAIYGGKKVVLVLIIYSIITRFFIGGHGFYVYLITSLSFGALLIYGFIPLFNRLTQNKKIVYSSLVALAYISYEFTICHIWFGTLTKMSPILMIISILVAPLLTAGVVYLIEYLRNANELMENYNIHNKTKALSEMASSISHEIRNPLTVTKGFIQLVQNDDTIEVATRKSHLKLALQELERAESIITDYLTYAKPYDEINLQKIDVKKEVEYIINVINPLALMNNVKVSTSFDDHESYFIKIDKKKLHQILLNLSKNAIEAMPNGGVLHIFISKEKNKVMIEMKDSGVGMTKEEVSRLGTPFLSTKAKGTGLGTMVVFRLVKTLNGQISVSSKKGEGTSFKLRFNEVN; the protein is encoded by the coding sequence ATGGAAAACATGTATCTCAATGTATTAGTCATTATTGTATTTATACTTGCTTATCATGTTTTTGTGAACGTACATCATGTGTTTAAACGTTATAGCCAGTTTACTCTCATTATTTTATCTATCATTTCGATTACTTTGTGTATGAATTTTCCCATTTACGAGAGTCATGGGCATGTGTTTGATTTAAGATTTATTCCAATACTTATTGGGGCCATTTATGGTGGGAAAAAAGTCGTGTTGGTGTTAATCATTTATTCTATAATCACGCGGTTTTTTATTGGTGGTCATGGATTTTATGTTTACCTTATCACTTCTTTATCCTTTGGCGCTCTATTAATATATGGCTTCATTCCTTTATTTAATCGACTAACACAAAACAAGAAAATAGTATATTCTAGTCTAGTTGCCTTGGCATATATTTCTTACGAGTTCACCATTTGTCATATTTGGTTCGGCACATTAACAAAAATGTCTCCAATACTAATGATAATTAGCATCTTGGTGGCACCTCTCCTTACTGCAGGTGTAGTGTACTTAATTGAGTATTTGAGGAATGCTAATGAGTTAATGGAAAATTATAATATACATAATAAAACGAAAGCATTAAGTGAGATGGCATCATCGATATCACATGAAATTAGAAATCCACTTACTGTAACAAAGGGTTTTATCCAATTAGTACAAAATGACGATACTATCGAAGTTGCTACAAGGAAAAGCCATTTGAAGCTTGCACTACAAGAATTAGAAAGAGCAGAATCCATCATCACGGATTATTTAACGTATGCAAAACCTTATGATGAAATCAATCTGCAAAAAATTGATGTAAAAAAAGAGGTTGAATATATAATAAATGTGATTAATCCACTAGCATTAATGAATAATGTGAAGGTTAGTACTAGTTTCGATGATCATGAAAGTTATTTTATTAAAATTGATAAAAAGAAGCTTCATCAAATTCTTTTAAATCTATCAAAAAATGCCATTGAAGCAATGCCAAATGGTGGTGTTCTACACATATTCATCAGTAAGGAAAAAAACAAAGTAATGATTGAAATGAAAGACAGCGGTGTCGGAATGACGAAGGAGGAAGTTTCAAGATTAGGTACACCTTTCTTATCCACAAAAGCAAAAGGAACTGGACTAGGAACAATGGTCGTATTCCGCTTAGTAAAGACCTTAAATGGCCAAATATCAGTATCAAGTAAAAAAGGAGAAGGCACGTCATTCAAACTTCGATTTAATGAAGTAAATTAA
- a CDS encoding GNAT family N-acetyltransferase, producing the protein MYQYYHGLIIREGTDNIPADLVESLFQDAGWTKHTPSWQREKFSLIFKNATWAFTVWDDEKLVGMVRVISDKIMVANILDLIVLSDYRGRGVGKKLVELCVHKLPHGDWFAHTSSENFSFYKKCGFEVDDLTRNGTCKYYGYIQARKEGHR; encoded by the coding sequence ATGTATCAGTACTATCATGGATTAATCATTAGAGAGGGCACTGACAATATTCCTGCTGACTTAGTTGAATCACTTTTTCAAGATGCTGGTTGGACTAAACATACGCCTTCTTGGCAAAGAGAAAAATTTTCTCTCATATTTAAAAATGCTACTTGGGCATTTACAGTCTGGGATGATGAAAAATTAGTAGGGATGGTTAGAGTAATTTCAGATAAAATCATGGTTGCAAATATATTAGATTTAATAGTTTTATCAGACTATCGTGGAAGGGGAGTAGGGAAAAAGCTAGTAGAGCTTTGCGTTCACAAGCTGCCCCACGGCGATTGGTTTGCACATACTTCATCTGAAAACTTCTCTTTCTATAAAAAATGTGGCTTTGAAGTTGACGACTTAACAAGGAATGGAACTTGTAAATACTACGGATATATTCAAGCACGTAAAGAAGGCCATAGATAA
- a CDS encoding DinB family protein, which yields MKKTFKEFASACEEVLKLQGVPEEKLCEPIQEGKWSVREIIGHLYYWDKFNLERMLPDMHDGADLRKFPDHDEHNAEAISFLQDEPVEAIVDRFVETRQVLTGKLVSLDGNMRFTIGGGKRKLSVESFTKIFVKHDTHHLKQIAEKLSEN from the coding sequence ATGAAAAAAACGTTCAAGGAATTTGCGAGTGCATGTGAGGAAGTTTTAAAACTACAAGGTGTACCGGAGGAAAAGCTTTGTGAACCTATACAAGAAGGTAAATGGTCGGTGAGAGAAATCATCGGTCATCTCTATTACTGGGATAAATTTAATCTCGAACGGATGCTTCCGGATATGCACGACGGTGCTGATCTACGAAAGTTTCCTGATCATGATGAGCATAACGCCGAAGCGATTTCATTTCTTCAAGATGAGCCAGTCGAAGCTATCGTAGATCGTTTTGTAGAGACTAGACAAGTACTGACGGGAAAACTAGTAAGTTTAGACGGAAATATGAGATTTACTATTGGTGGTGGCAAGAGGAAACTCTCTGTTGAAAGCTTCACTAAGATTTTCGTAAAGCACGACACGCACCACTTAAAACAAATCGCTGAAAAACTAAGTGAGAATTAA
- a CDS encoding GNAT family N-acetyltransferase, protein MIFEADQHVREKLVPMFAKFDSTIVLSYLQGHMGKAWVNNVETPTVAQITVGIFVFYAGDPYAEGAEQLLHNLPEFPLVIVQSTEWKERIEKVHKDSFEKFQRYRFSKNREHLQRTHLEKIASQLPKEYKMQKVDKKVAEDPTFQELSEDFVSQFESIDDFINRGVGYAISHDDQVVSAATSYSIYNDGIEIEVATHPNFRKKGLATIVAAAIILDCLHRGKYASWDGANEESIHLAEKLGYIFKERYDTYYINV, encoded by the coding sequence ATGATTTTTGAAGCCGATCAACATGTTAGGGAAAAGTTAGTCCCTATGTTTGCAAAATTTGATAGCACAATTGTACTATCCTATCTCCAAGGCCACATGGGGAAGGCATGGGTAAATAACGTTGAAACGCCAACCGTTGCACAAATAACGGTAGGCATTTTCGTATTTTATGCAGGGGACCCTTATGCAGAAGGAGCGGAACAGTTACTACACAATCTTCCCGAGTTTCCACTAGTCATTGTGCAGAGCACTGAATGGAAAGAGCGGATCGAGAAAGTTCATAAAGATTCATTTGAAAAATTTCAGCGCTATCGCTTCAGTAAGAATCGTGAGCATTTACAGAGGACACATTTAGAAAAAATAGCTTCTCAATTACCAAAAGAGTATAAAATGCAAAAAGTAGATAAAAAAGTAGCTGAGGATCCCACATTCCAAGAGCTCTCCGAAGATTTTGTAAGTCAGTTCGAATCGATAGATGATTTTATTAATAGAGGCGTGGGGTATGCTATTTCCCATGATGACCAAGTAGTATCTGCGGCAACATCGTATAGTATATACAACGACGGTATCGAAATAGAAGTTGCCACTCACCCAAACTTTAGAAAGAAAGGTTTAGCAACTATAGTAGCAGCTGCCATAATACTAGATTGTTTACATAGAGGGAAATATGCTAGTTGGGATGGCGCGAACGAAGAATCTATTCATCTTGCCGAGAAACTTGGCTACATTTTTAAAGAACGATATGACACGTACTACATAAATGTTTAG
- a CDS encoding DUF6366 family protein, with translation MTKETTRDRLVRKEQRNSPGSGFNNALARAHTGQPPNGCLSFIITVIIIFLLFRACM, from the coding sequence TTGACGAAAGAAACCACACGGGATCGTTTAGTGAGAAAAGAACAAAGGAATAGTCCAGGAAGTGGATTTAACAATGCACTAGCGAGGGCGCATACTGGCCAGCCACCGAACGGCTGTTTATCTTTTATTATTACTGTCATAATAATTTTCTTGCTATTTCGAGCATGTATGTAG
- a CDS encoding VOC family protein — protein sequence MIIGLHHAQITIPKGAEEEGRRFYCHILQLPEMEKPDSLKGRGGFWLQVGDKEVHVGTEDGFDRLTTKAHLAYEVEDVPYWRHVLEENKIEILDSVPIPGYERFEFRDPFGNRVEMIKRTD from the coding sequence ATGATTATTGGTTTGCATCATGCGCAGATTACGATACCAAAAGGAGCGGAGGAGGAAGGGAGACGTTTTTATTGTCACATACTGCAATTACCTGAAATGGAAAAGCCTGATTCGTTGAAAGGGAGAGGTGGATTTTGGTTACAAGTAGGTGATAAAGAAGTTCATGTTGGTACGGAAGACGGTTTTGATCGATTGACAACGAAAGCGCATTTAGCATATGAAGTGGAGGATGTGCCATACTGGCGTCACGTATTAGAGGAAAACAAGATAGAAATTCTAGATTCAGTACCGATCCCAGGCTATGAGCGATTTGAATTTCGCGATCCGTTTGGAAATCGGGTTGAAATGATAAAACGTACCGATTAA
- a CDS encoding GNAT family N-acetyltransferase: protein MNIRRLAKTEKPPMQLLLLADPSERMVEDYLKRGNCYIAEINNQAIGVYVLLSSGPHTVELVNVAVDPKHQGQGIGRRLVMDAIKIAKSKGYKSIEVGTGNSSIGQLALYQKCGFRITTIEKDYFMTHYNEEIFENGIQCRDMIRLSREI, encoded by the coding sequence ATGAACATTAGACGATTAGCTAAAACCGAGAAACCGCCAATGCAGTTATTGCTATTAGCTGACCCATCTGAAAGAATGGTAGAGGATTATTTGAAAAGGGGAAATTGCTATATTGCGGAAATAAACAATCAAGCTATTGGCGTTTATGTTTTACTATCTTCAGGACCACATACAGTCGAGTTAGTCAATGTTGCAGTTGATCCTAAACACCAAGGACAAGGGATTGGCAGACGATTAGTAATGGACGCCATTAAGATAGCAAAATCAAAGGGCTACAAATCAATCGAAGTGGGTACCGGTAATTCTAGCATAGGGCAACTTGCTCTTTATCAAAAATGTGGATTTAGAATAACAACTATCGAAAAAGATTATTTCATGACACACTATAACGAAGAAATTTTCGAGAATGGCATACAGTGCAGAGACATGATCCGCCTCTCTCGAGAAATATAA